Proteins co-encoded in one alpha proteobacterium HIMB5 genomic window:
- a CDS encoding di-trans,poly-cis-decaprenylcistransferase (PFAM: Putative undecaprenyl diphosphate synthase~TIGRFAM: undecaprenyl diphosphate synthase), with protein sequence MNPINHVAIIMDGNGRWGLKNKNSRNAGHKAGLKTVEKIITESVKQKIKYLTLYTFSTENWKRPKKEIQFLFQLLENFLENKIKILEKNKIKLKIIGEKKAFSKKIKYLLNKTESKTSKNNIMQINLALNYGSKNELINAFKKMIKKKSKINENNIKNNLYTTNIPDPELLIRTGNTKRLSNFLLWQIAYTEIFFEKKLWPDFTEYDYKKILNNFRKLKRNFGNI encoded by the coding sequence ATGAACCCAATTAATCATGTTGCCATTATTATGGATGGGAATGGTAGATGGGGTCTTAAAAACAAAAATAGTAGAAACGCAGGTCATAAAGCTGGTTTAAAAACTGTAGAAAAAATTATTACAGAATCAGTTAAACAAAAAATCAAATATTTAACTCTTTACACATTTTCTACTGAAAATTGGAAAAGACCAAAGAAGGAAATACAGTTTTTATTTCAATTATTAGAAAATTTTTTAGAAAATAAAATTAAGATTTTAGAAAAAAATAAGATAAAATTAAAAATTATTGGTGAAAAAAAAGCATTTTCAAAAAAAATAAAATATTTATTAAATAAAACAGAATCTAAAACCTCTAAAAATAATATTATGCAAATAAATCTTGCTTTAAATTATGGTTCAAAAAATGAGTTAATTAATGCTTTTAAAAAAATGATAAAAAAAAAATCTAAAATTAATGAAAATAATATAAAGAACAATCTTTATACAACAAATATACCTGATCCAGAATTATTGATCAGAACAGGAAATACAAAAAGATTAAGTAATTTTTTATTATGGCAAATTGCTTATACTGAAATTTTTTTTGAGAAAAAATTATGGCCAGATTTTACAGAGTATGACTACAAGAAAATTTTGAACAATTTTAGAAAATTGAAGAGAAATTTTGGTAATATTTAA
- a CDS encoding FabA-like domain-containing protein (PFAM: FabA-like domain~TIGRFAM: beta-hydroxyacyl-[acyl carrier protein] dehydratase FabZ), translating to MSRLSKNQIIDLLPHREPMLLIDELINIKKLHSATAIMNVRKDGFYVQGHFPGNPVMPGVLIVEAFGQAAAALTAAGIDKKEYENKLVFLMSVEKARFRNPVIPDCRLELNIEAIRSHGRVWKYKGEAFVDGKKMADAQWSATIVDRK from the coding sequence ATGTCTAGATTATCTAAAAATCAAATAATTGATTTATTACCCCATCGTGAACCAATGTTATTAATTGATGAGTTAATAAATATAAAGAAATTGCATTCTGCAACAGCAATTATGAATGTTAGAAAAGATGGTTTTTATGTTCAGGGGCATTTTCCTGGAAACCCAGTAATGCCAGGTGTGTTAATTGTTGAAGCTTTTGGACAAGCTGCGGCCGCTTTAACAGCTGCTGGTATTGATAAAAAAGAATATGAAAATAAATTAGTTTTTCTTATGAGTGTTGAAAAAGCGAGATTTAGAAATCCAGTCATTCCAGATTGTAGACTTGAGTTAAATATTGAAGCAATTAGATCCCATGGTAGAGTTTGGAAATATAAAGGTGAAGCTTTTGTTGATGGAAAAAAAATGGCTGACGCTCAATGGTCTGCTACAATTGTTGACCGAAAATAA
- a CDS encoding 1-deoxy-D-xylulose-5-phosphate reductoisomerase family protein (PFAM: 1-deoxy-D-xylulose 5-phosphate reductoisomerase; 1-deoxy-D-xylulose 5-phosphate reductoisomerase C-terminal~TIGRFAM: 1-deoxy-D-xylulose 5-phosphate reductoisomerase) translates to MSSISGLDGLIPTIEIIKMTKKIAIANKESIICGWSLLRKELAKHKAIFIPVDSEHFSIHDLIKNENKSDIKKIFITASGGPFLNHNLKLIKKTNPKNAIKHPTWKMGKKISIDSATLMNKVFELIEAIKIFDIKKSNFKIIIEPSSYVHAIVEFKNGVTKFLTHPTSMQIPIYNSLYNVNHNFKFEKINLNKLNKLNFQNIDFKRFPINKILNQIIDNDSLFDTVLITANDTLVDLFLKKKISFYEIYEKLNTILNLKEFNILKSIRPKNISQITDISHKVRLKTQSLSVRSRI, encoded by the coding sequence ATGTCATCAATCAGCGGTTTAGATGGCTTGATACCGACAATAGAAATTATTAAAATGACAAAAAAAATTGCTATCGCTAATAAAGAATCAATTATTTGTGGTTGGTCATTATTAAGAAAAGAACTTGCAAAACATAAAGCAATTTTTATTCCTGTAGACTCAGAACATTTTTCAATACATGATCTGATTAAAAATGAAAATAAATCGGATATAAAAAAAATATTCATTACTGCATCTGGTGGACCTTTTTTAAATCATAATTTAAAATTAATTAAAAAAACAAATCCAAAAAATGCAATTAAACATCCAACATGGAAAATGGGTAAAAAAATTTCTATAGACTCTGCTACATTAATGAACAAAGTTTTTGAATTAATAGAAGCCATAAAAATATTTGATATAAAAAAATCAAATTTTAAGATTATTATTGAACCTTCATCATATGTACATGCAATTGTAGAATTTAAGAATGGTGTAACAAAATTTTTAACTCATCCTACTTCAATGCAAATACCAATATATAATTCTTTATATAATGTTAATCATAATTTCAAATTTGAAAAAATTAATCTTAATAAATTGAATAAATTAAACTTTCAAAATATTGATTTTAAAAGATTTCCTATCAACAAAATATTAAATCAAATAATAGATAACGATTCTCTTTTTGATACAGTTCTAATAACAGCTAATGACACATTAGTAGATTTATTTCTAAAGAAAAAAATTTCTTTTTATGAAATTTATGAAAAATTAAATACCATTCTTAATTTAAAAGAATTTAATATACTTAAATCAATTAGGCCAAAAAATATAAGTCAAATAACAGATATTAGTCATAAAGTAAGATTGAAAACACAATCTTTAAGTGTAAGATCCAGAATTTAA
- a CDS encoding acyl-[acyl-carrier-protein]--UDP-N-acetylglucosamine O-acyltransferase (PFAM: Bacterial transferase hexapeptide (three repeats)~TIGRFAM: acyl-[acyl-carrier-protein]--UDP-N-acetylglucosamine O-acyltransferase): MIHQTAIIDSNAKIGNNVEIGPYCVIGSGVQISDNNKLYSHVNISGNTKVGEGNTFYPFCSIGNSPQDLKYNGEKTELVIGKNNRIREYVTIHPGTAGGGGKTIIGDNCLFMISSHIAHDCLIGNNVILANNVPIGGHAEVGDHVVIGGNSAVQQFTRIGKMAMIGGMTGVLNDVIPYGLSIGNRNHLQGLNLIGLRRKNISNKDILELSEAYKEIFKTDKLSENLSKLNGSFQNNELVKDVVDFINKDKKRPICSPFSK; this comes from the coding sequence ATGATACACCAAACTGCAATCATAGATTCAAATGCAAAAATAGGAAATAATGTTGAAATCGGTCCTTATTGCGTAATTGGTTCTGGAGTACAAATATCGGATAATAATAAATTATATTCTCACGTAAATATTTCTGGAAATACTAAAGTTGGAGAAGGTAATACTTTTTATCCATTTTGTTCGATTGGAAATAGTCCTCAAGATCTAAAATATAATGGAGAAAAAACCGAATTAGTTATTGGAAAAAATAATAGAATAAGAGAATATGTTACCATCCACCCAGGCACAGCTGGAGGTGGAGGCAAAACAATTATAGGTGATAATTGCCTATTTATGATTTCTTCTCATATCGCTCATGATTGTCTTATTGGAAATAATGTAATCTTAGCTAATAATGTACCAATCGGAGGACATGCGGAAGTAGGTGATCATGTAGTTATAGGTGGCAATTCGGCTGTGCAACAGTTTACAAGAATTGGAAAAATGGCAATGATTGGAGGAATGACAGGAGTGTTAAATGATGTAATTCCATACGGTTTATCCATTGGTAATAGAAACCACTTACAGGGCTTAAATTTAATTGGTTTAAGAAGAAAAAATATTTCTAACAAGGATATTCTTGAATTAAGTGAGGCTTATAAAGAGATATTTAAAACGGATAAACTTTCTGAAAATTTATCAAAACTTAATGGATCATTTCAAAACAATGAACTAGTTAAGGATGTAGTTGATTTTATAAATAAGGATAAAAAAAGACCAATTTGTTCACCATTTAGTAAATAA
- a CDS encoding UDP-3-O-(3-hydroxymyristoyl) glucosamine N-acyltransferase (PFAM: UDP-3-O-[3-hydroxymyristoyl] glucosamine N-acyltransferase, LpxD; Bacterial transferase hexapeptide (three repeats)~TIGRFAM: UDP-3-O-[3-hydroxymyristoyl] glucosamine N-acyltransferase), whose product MTNPFFVNHGPFKISEILKSISLVSNEDNDNEIHDVKDLVASTETDLTFFHNKNYAELASKTKASYCVTLDNLVTYLPSSCKPIIVENVLLCIANITKKFYPSSVTDDFDNEVFDIENTDHKEKVKFGKNVYIGKNVNIGKNCKIGHNSIIESNVIIGDNCSIGSNVILRNSLVKNNVSILDGAIIGKKGFGFFPNKENNIRYPHIGIVIIEDNCEIGCGATIDRGSMSNTIIGKNTYIDNQVHIAHNNKIGNNCIIAGQVGFAGSSTLGDNIMIGGQAGISGHLKIGNNVHIGGGSGVINDIPDNSRIMGYPATNLRNFLKGKK is encoded by the coding sequence ATGACAAATCCTTTTTTTGTAAATCACGGACCATTTAAAATTAGTGAAATTTTAAAATCTATTTCATTAGTATCGAATGAAGATAATGATAATGAAATTCATGATGTTAAAGACTTAGTTGCATCTACTGAAACAGATCTAACTTTTTTTCACAATAAAAATTATGCTGAATTAGCTTCTAAAACAAAAGCATCTTATTGTGTGACATTAGATAATTTAGTTACTTATTTGCCTTCTTCTTGTAAACCTATAATTGTTGAAAATGTTTTACTTTGTATTGCCAACATAACTAAAAAATTTTACCCGTCATCAGTAACAGATGATTTTGATAATGAAGTTTTTGATATTGAAAATACAGATCATAAAGAAAAAGTTAAATTTGGAAAAAATGTTTATATTGGAAAAAATGTTAATATAGGTAAAAATTGCAAAATAGGACACAATTCAATAATTGAAAGTAATGTAATTATCGGCGATAATTGTTCAATTGGTTCAAATGTAATTCTAAGAAATTCTTTGGTAAAAAATAATGTTAGTATTTTAGATGGTGCTATTATTGGAAAAAAAGGTTTTGGTTTTTTTCCGAATAAAGAAAATAATATTAGGTACCCACATATTGGAATCGTAATAATTGAAGATAATTGTGAAATAGGTTGTGGCGCAACAATAGATAGAGGATCTATGTCAAATACAATTATAGGAAAAAATACTTACATAGATAATCAAGTACATATTGCTCACAATAATAAAATTGGGAATAATTGCATTATTGCTGGTCAAGTTGGTTTTGCAGGAAGTTCCACATTAGGAGATAATATTATGATTGGTGGTCAAGCTGGAATATCTGGTCACCTTAAAATTGGAAATAATGTTCATATCGGTGGTGGTAGTGGAGTAATAAATGATATTCCAGATAATTCGAGAATTATGGGTTATCCAGCAACTAATTTAAGAAATTTTTTAAAAGGAAAAAAATGA
- a CDS encoding hypothetical protein (PFAM: conserved hypothetical protein): protein MLGLIFGETQFPKEILKKIKKLKLNYFIIDLSTNKIFNKEKNVNYVSLGQFGKIIEIIKSYKCKKIIFAGKVKKPNFSSLQLDLKGIYYIPKIIKAAKKGDAAILKEIIQILFKEKIKVLKSNHFNPELTLKKGVYTKTKPTKENLNSIKHGVKILNKQNSLDHIQGLVIDKNNKVYKEGRGGTKKLIYSIKKNKNLENLLIKFPKRKQDLRIDLPTIGIDTLKDCKKFFIKGIILKSNANILIDKKNCVNFANKNKIFLKVI from the coding sequence ATGTTAGGCTTAATATTTGGAGAAACTCAATTTCCAAAAGAAATTCTAAAAAAAATAAAAAAACTAAAGCTTAATTATTTTATAATTGATCTTTCCACTAATAAAATTTTTAATAAAGAAAAGAATGTAAATTATGTTTCACTTGGTCAATTTGGAAAAATAATAGAAATAATTAAATCTTATAAGTGCAAAAAAATAATTTTTGCTGGGAAAGTTAAAAAACCAAATTTTTCATCATTACAGTTAGATTTAAAAGGGATTTATTATATTCCAAAAATAATTAAGGCTGCAAAAAAAGGTGATGCAGCCATTTTAAAAGAAATTATTCAAATATTATTTAAAGAAAAAATTAAAGTCTTAAAATCAAACCATTTCAACCCTGAACTTACTTTAAAAAAAGGTGTCTATACAAAAACAAAACCTACAAAAGAAAATTTAAACTCAATTAAACATGGAGTTAAAATTTTAAATAAACAAAATTCTTTAGATCATATTCAAGGATTAGTAATTGATAAAAACAACAAAGTTTACAAAGAAGGAAGAGGTGGGACTAAAAAATTAATATATTCTATTAAAAAAAACAAAAATCTAGAAAATCTTTTGATTAAATTTCCTAAAAGAAAACAAGATTTGAGAATTGATTTGCCAACTATAGGAATAGACACTTTAAAAGATTGTAAAAAATTCTTTATAAAAGGAATAATTCTAAAATCTAACGCAAATATATTAATAGATAAAAAAAATTGTGTAAATTTTGCAAATAAAAATAAAATTTTTCTAAAAGTCATATGA
- a CDS encoding cytidylyltransferase family protein (PFAM: Cytidylyltransferase family), whose protein sequence is MIKELNLRIFTSVALIVLLALMFKYSVVLISVLLLIFVVSWLEFNNILENIYKKNTNIFFKNLSKFFIFIYLLFFMKVIVDEFLQNQPNISWNLIFVISICILSDIGGFIFGKFFKGKKLTKISPNKTYSGMIGSFILSIIFCVIYSYTISFVDFKTIFLLTILISFICQIGDLFISFLKRKAKIKDTGDLLPGHGGVLDRIDGILFALPSGIILINYFY, encoded by the coding sequence ATGATAAAAGAATTAAATTTAAGAATTTTCACATCAGTTGCTCTAATTGTTTTGTTAGCATTAATGTTTAAATATTCTGTTGTTTTGATTTCAGTATTACTTTTAATCTTTGTGGTTTCATGGTTAGAATTTAATAACATTTTAGAAAACATATATAAAAAAAATACGAATATTTTTTTTAAAAATTTATCTAAATTTTTTATTTTCATTTACCTTTTATTTTTTATGAAAGTTATTGTAGATGAATTTTTACAAAACCAACCAAACATAAGTTGGAATTTAATTTTTGTAATATCAATATGTATTCTTTCTGACATAGGTGGTTTTATTTTTGGAAAGTTTTTTAAAGGAAAAAAATTAACTAAAATTAGTCCAAACAAAACATATTCAGGTATGATTGGTTCATTTATATTATCAATCATTTTTTGTGTTATTTATAGCTACACAATAAGCTTTGTAGATTTTAAAACTATATTTTTATTAACAATATTAATTTCATTTATTTGTCAAATAGGAGATTTGTTCATTTCATTCTTAAAAAGAAAAGCTAAAATTAAAGATACTGGAGATTTATTGCCTGGTCATGGAGGTGTATTAGATAGAATAGATGGAATTTTATTTGCTTTACCAAGTGGTATTATTTTAATTAATTATTTTTATTAA
- a CDS encoding Beta-barrel assembly machine subunit BamA (PFAM: Surface antigen variable number repeat; Surface antigen~TIGRFAM: outer membrane protein assembly complex, YaeT protein), with protein sequence MKKLFTLVLFLILYSFQVKSIEINKVEIKNNDRISKETIITYGDIELGKNYTESDLNNIIKNLYNTNFFNTINFTINNDILIINVEENKLIQSVIIKGVKSNRIKESVLENLYSKDKAPFLIDKVKQDLTRIKTSLNYIGYYLAEVNSKTIDNDNNTVDLVFEINLGDKSKISKIEFVGDKKIKDRILRNIIISEESKFWKFITNKKYVNENTIKRDKRLLKNYYLNEGYFDVKIESASVKFKDDKTFKLKFKIDAGEKFYVNSVKLNLPLDYNKENFLAVQNSLDKMVNEFYSLNKITKTINEIDKISLSRQYDFINADLQEIVVDKNKIDLIINIKESEKFYVERINVFGNNITFENVIRSKLEIDEGDPYNELLSAKSMNNLRASGLFKEVNSEIREGSEFNTKILDITVEEKPTGEISVGAGAGSDGGTVGFSVSENNFLGKGIKLGSSLRITDDSITGKFSVNNPNFNYTNKSLSTVFESTVIDKMTENGYETHKTGFSFGSGFEQFENIYFTPTISNYYEDLTTSSKASSNLKKQSGSYLESKFSYSLDYDMRNQRYQTFDGFRSTFRQTLPLYSDEYSFSNSYDFKKWHRFSNNMVTSINFFGKHVNSITNDDVRITNRFYLPRNKLKGFKSRQIGPKDGKDYVGGNYAAAVNFDTTIPGILDTLENIDVKYFIDAANLWGIDYSDTVDDSNEVRASTGLTVDWFTPIGPLNFSLAQDLNKANSDKTERFQFNLGTTF encoded by the coding sequence ATGAAAAAACTATTTACCTTAGTATTGTTTTTAATTTTATATTCTTTTCAAGTTAAGTCGATTGAAATTAACAAGGTTGAGATTAAAAACAACGATAGAATTTCCAAAGAAACAATTATTACATATGGAGATATAGAGCTTGGCAAAAATTATACAGAGTCTGATTTAAACAACATAATCAAAAATTTATATAATACTAATTTTTTTAATACGATTAATTTTACCATTAATAATGACATTTTAATTATTAATGTTGAAGAAAATAAATTAATTCAATCAGTTATAATCAAAGGAGTAAAATCTAATAGAATTAAAGAGTCTGTTTTGGAAAATCTATATTCTAAAGATAAAGCTCCTTTTTTGATTGATAAAGTAAAACAAGATTTAACAAGAATTAAAACTTCATTAAATTATATTGGTTATTATTTGGCAGAAGTAAATTCGAAAACTATAGACAATGATAATAATACAGTCGATTTAGTTTTTGAAATAAATTTAGGTGATAAGTCTAAAATTTCAAAAATTGAATTTGTTGGTGATAAAAAAATAAAAGATAGAATTTTAAGAAATATAATAATTTCTGAGGAGAGCAAATTTTGGAAATTTATAACAAATAAAAAATACGTAAATGAGAATACAATTAAGAGAGATAAAAGACTTCTAAAAAATTATTATTTAAATGAGGGTTATTTTGATGTTAAAATTGAATCTGCCTCTGTTAAATTTAAAGACGACAAAACTTTCAAACTTAAATTTAAAATAGATGCAGGTGAAAAATTTTATGTAAATAGTGTAAAATTGAATTTACCTTTAGATTACAATAAAGAAAATTTTTTAGCAGTACAAAATTCTTTAGATAAAATGGTAAATGAATTTTATTCTTTAAATAAGATAACTAAGACAATAAATGAAATTGATAAAATTTCCTTATCAAGACAATATGACTTTATTAACGCTGATTTACAAGAAATAGTTGTTGATAAAAATAAAATAGATTTAATAATTAATATTAAAGAAAGTGAAAAATTTTATGTAGAAAGAATAAATGTATTTGGTAACAACATTACCTTTGAAAACGTTATAAGATCTAAATTAGAAATAGATGAAGGTGACCCTTATAATGAACTTTTAAGCGCTAAATCAATGAATAATCTGAGAGCTTCTGGATTATTTAAAGAAGTTAACTCTGAAATTAGAGAAGGATCAGAATTTAATACTAAAATATTAGACATAACAGTTGAGGAGAAGCCAACAGGTGAAATTTCTGTAGGTGCTGGTGCAGGTTCTGATGGAGGCACAGTTGGTTTTTCAGTATCAGAGAATAATTTTTTAGGAAAAGGAATAAAGTTAGGAAGCTCTCTAAGAATTACGGACGACTCGATTACTGGTAAGTTTTCAGTAAATAATCCTAATTTTAATTATACAAATAAATCTTTATCTACTGTTTTTGAGAGTACTGTTATTGATAAAATGACTGAAAATGGATATGAAACCCACAAAACTGGTTTTTCTTTTGGTTCAGGGTTTGAACAATTTGAAAACATCTACTTTACCCCTACAATTTCAAATTATTATGAGGATTTAACAACAAGTTCTAAAGCAAGTTCGAATTTAAAAAAACAATCAGGCTCATATCTAGAGTCAAAATTTTCTTATAGTTTAGATTATGATATGAGAAACCAAAGGTATCAAACTTTTGATGGGTTTAGAAGCACATTTAGACAAACCTTACCTTTATATTCTGATGAATATTCATTTAGTAATTCTTATGATTTTAAAAAATGGCATAGATTTTCTAATAACATGGTAACCAGCATTAATTTTTTTGGCAAACATGTAAATTCAATCACAAATGATGATGTAAGAATAACAAACCGTTTTTATCTTCCAAGAAACAAGCTTAAAGGTTTTAAGTCAAGACAAATAGGACCAAAAGATGGAAAAGATTATGTAGGAGGAAATTATGCAGCAGCTGTAAATTTTGACACAACAATTCCGGGTATTTTAGATACGTTAGAAAATATTGATGTAAAATATTTTATCGATGCAGCTAATTTGTGGGGAATTGATTATTCAGATACAGTTGACGATAGTAATGAGGTTAGAGCATCTACAGGTCTAACTGTTGATTGGTTTACTCCTATTGGCCCACTAAATTTTTCTCTAGCTCAAGATCTTAATAAAGCAAATTCAGACAAAACTGAAAGATTTCAGTTTAATTTAGGTACAACATTTTAA
- a CDS encoding outer membrane protein (PFAM: Outer membrane protein (OmpH-like)) gives MYRIVISSLFFFLIFTNLSLSQEKIAFVDIDKIVFNSELGKKVEKNFNDEFNKENDKFLLLEKNLKEKENNILKQKNILSEEELTKKTRELRIEINDFQKKRISFTEKFRLSKVKQTNELLKKLNPILFKYAENNSISLILRKSDIVLGKSTLDITDDIMEIFNKNVKSLN, from the coding sequence ATGTATAGAATAGTTATTTCATCATTATTTTTTTTTTTAATATTTACAAATCTTTCTTTATCACAAGAAAAGATAGCATTTGTTGATATAGATAAAATTGTTTTTAATTCAGAATTAGGTAAAAAAGTTGAAAAAAATTTTAATGATGAGTTTAATAAAGAAAACGATAAATTTTTATTATTAGAGAAAAATCTTAAAGAAAAAGAAAATAATATTCTCAAACAAAAAAATATTTTGTCTGAAGAAGAATTAACCAAAAAAACTAGAGAATTAAGAATTGAAATAAATGATTTTCAAAAGAAAAGAATTTCCTTTACTGAAAAATTTAGACTTTCAAAAGTTAAACAAACCAATGAATTATTAAAAAAACTAAATCCAATTTTATTTAAATATGCGGAAAATAATTCTATATCGTTAATCTTAAGAAAAAGTGATATTGTTTTAGGTAAGTCAACCTTAGATATAACAGACGATATAATGGAAATATTCAACAAAAATGTTAAAAGTTTAAATTAA
- a CDS encoding ribosome recycling factor (PFAM: Ribosome recycling factor~TIGRFAM: ribosome recycling factor), with product MFEEKSYSSKMDKTIDVFVKELASLRTGRANASMLDLVKVDVYGQQMPINQLASITTPEPRMINIQVWDVNNVPLVDSAIKKSELGLNPQIDGQLVRLPIPELNEERRTELKRMIKSMGEKCKVSIRNIRREANEELKKLLKSKEISEDEEKSNEKNIQTITDNHIKVVDEKVSSKEKEIMTI from the coding sequence ATGTTTGAGGAAAAATCTTACAGTTCTAAAATGGATAAAACTATAGATGTTTTTGTGAAAGAACTTGCGTCTTTAAGAACTGGTAGGGCAAATGCCTCAATGTTAGATCTTGTTAAAGTTGATGTGTATGGTCAACAAATGCCAATAAACCAACTAGCAAGTATTACTACACCTGAACCAAGAATGATTAATATTCAGGTTTGGGATGTAAATAATGTACCATTAGTTGATTCAGCAATAAAAAAATCAGAATTAGGTTTAAATCCTCAAATTGATGGTCAATTGGTAAGATTACCAATCCCAGAACTTAATGAAGAAAGAAGAACAGAGTTAAAAAGAATGATTAAATCAATGGGTGAAAAATGCAAAGTTTCTATAAGAAATATTCGTAGAGAAGCTAATGAGGAATTAAAAAAACTTTTAAAGTCAAAAGAAATTAGTGAAGACGAGGAAAAATCTAATGAAAAAAATATTCAAACAATAACTGATAATCACATAAAAGTTGTTGATGAAAAAGTCTCTTCTAAAGAAAAAGAAATAATGACAATATGA
- a CDS encoding 1-deoxy-D-xylulose 5-phosphate reductoisomerase (PFAM: 1-deoxy-D-xylulose 5-phosphate reductoisomerase), with the protein MKKKIAILGSTGSIGENTLKIIAKDKKNFTVELLSTNKNIIKIYKQAKRFQVKNLIIHNKQSFLNNKTFFKKKNKNISKCK; encoded by the coding sequence ATGAAAAAAAAAATTGCAATTTTAGGTTCGACAGGTTCCATAGGTGAAAATACTCTCAAAATAATAGCTAAAGATAAAAAAAATTTTACCGTAGAATTATTATCAACCAATAAAAATATAATAAAAATTTATAAACAAGCAAAAAGATTTCAAGTAAAGAATTTAATAATTCATAACAAACAAAGTTTCCTAAATAATAAAACTTTTTTTAAAAAAAAAAATAAAAATATTTCAAAATGTAAATGA